In the Bradyrhizobium guangzhouense genome, one interval contains:
- a CDS encoding RluA family pseudouridine synthase has translation MSRRIKRMNPKPREQDERKEARQYQVRGAKKAGPRPGGKPGGKPLRFAGERSERRPPKVEAERAAPAKPVEALLPTKVQTVTVTADENNMRVDRFLEARFPGLSFSHIQRVVRKGELRVDGKRVDSKDRLEEGQSVRIPPLKLDAPKVVGELSEAAQKTLKALKEMTIYEDDDVLVLNKPAGLAVQGGSGMTRHIDQMLEVMRDAKGQKPRLVHRIDRETSGCLLIAKTRFAASHLTGAFRSRSARKVYWALVPGLPKPKQGRISTFLAKEESEDDTIMRIAQHGDEGASHAVTYYAVVETAGNKLTWVSLKPVTGRTHQLRAHMAHIGHPIVGDPKYFNIENWQLPGGLQNRLHLLARRIVIPHPRGGVIDATAPLPPHMQQSWNLLGLDASRFDPIENAPEE, from the coding sequence ATGAGCCGCCGCATCAAGAGAATGAACCCGAAACCCCGGGAGCAAGACGAGCGCAAGGAAGCGCGTCAGTATCAAGTGCGCGGCGCGAAGAAGGCCGGACCGCGTCCGGGCGGTAAGCCCGGCGGCAAGCCGCTGCGCTTTGCGGGCGAGCGCAGTGAGCGACGCCCGCCCAAGGTTGAAGCAGAAAGGGCCGCGCCGGCAAAGCCGGTTGAGGCGCTGCTGCCGACCAAGGTGCAGACGGTCACGGTGACGGCCGACGAGAACAACATGCGCGTCGATCGCTTCCTGGAGGCGCGCTTTCCCGGCTTGTCGTTCTCCCATATTCAGCGCGTCGTCCGCAAAGGCGAGCTGCGCGTCGACGGCAAGCGTGTCGACAGCAAGGACCGGTTGGAGGAGGGGCAGAGCGTCCGCATACCGCCGTTGAAGCTCGACGCACCGAAAGTCGTCGGCGAGCTCTCGGAGGCTGCACAGAAGACACTCAAGGCGCTCAAGGAGATGACGATTTACGAGGACGACGACGTTCTCGTGCTGAACAAGCCCGCCGGCCTTGCCGTCCAGGGCGGCTCGGGCATGACGCGGCACATCGACCAGATGCTGGAGGTGATGCGCGATGCCAAGGGTCAGAAGCCGCGTCTCGTGCATCGCATCGATCGCGAGACCTCGGGCTGTCTGTTGATCGCCAAGACGCGCTTTGCCGCCTCGCATCTGACCGGCGCCTTCCGCTCGCGCTCGGCGCGCAAGGTCTATTGGGCACTGGTGCCGGGCCTGCCGAAGCCGAAGCAGGGCCGCATCTCGACCTTCCTTGCCAAGGAGGAGAGCGAGGACGACACCATCATGCGCATCGCGCAACATGGCGACGAGGGCGCGAGCCATGCGGTAACGTACTACGCAGTGGTCGAGACCGCCGGCAACAAGCTGACCTGGGTGTCGCTGAAGCCGGTGACGGGCCGCACCCACCAGCTTCGCGCCCACATGGCCCATATCGGTCATCCCATCGTCGGCGATCCCAAATATTTCAACATCGAGAACTGGCAATTGCCGGGCGGCCTGCAAAACCGGCTGCATCTGCTGGCGCGCCGCATCGTCATCCCGCATCCGCGCGGCGGCGTCATCGACGCCACCGCGCCGCTGCCGCCGCACATGCAGCAGTCGTGGAATTTGCTCGGGCTCGATGCCAGCCGGTTCGATCCGATCGAAAACGCGCCGGAGGAGTAG
- a CDS encoding flagellar hook-length control protein FliK: protein MPTPISSILPVSPASPVADAATPDLVLQAGSVVDARVVSVLADNLVRIAIANLSMDVMSEVSLTAGQNLQLAVSQSDGTIRLAVVNGAGEANADQVTLTPTAASLVDSPSLAPSVNAARNALTPLEQVAVTAASSEAVTKQGSQAPLFANLASVVTGSDLPAGLKQAVLDVLAQQTPLNTALDGGDIESAFQKSGLFLEAWLAAGATPQPGAVPDLKAALLVLRQTLAATSGPPATAAPQVAVQNAAPAPGTQVVLQTAVSRSQPAGEAAQAVLPSPGAAIAQPAQLPRDAAPAAAVLANIAGETAQAALPRATMSAGLAATLLQEVTQNLPHLTGNAPGATKTVPDGHVFDTAARTTTPPPFRGALPAPQSVASPTLAPDTPLATTVHRLLDDTDAAIARQTLLQVASLPDRVDASGHRSDPTAPQWNFEIPFATPQGTAMAQFEISRDGGNETPDPAKRAWRARFTINVEPSGPVHALITLNGDKTFVRMWAERPATAQQLRAGIGELNQALTKAELKPGDIIVRDGTPPQPAPARAGHFLDRAT, encoded by the coding sequence ATGCCGACGCCGATCAGCTCGATCCTTCCGGTCAGTCCCGCCAGCCCCGTGGCTGATGCGGCAACACCCGATCTCGTGCTTCAGGCCGGCAGTGTCGTCGATGCCAGGGTCGTCAGCGTGCTCGCCGACAATCTGGTGCGGATCGCGATCGCCAACCTCTCGATGGACGTGATGTCCGAGGTGTCGCTGACTGCAGGGCAAAACCTCCAGCTGGCGGTATCGCAGAGCGACGGCACCATCAGGCTTGCCGTCGTCAACGGGGCAGGCGAGGCGAACGCCGATCAGGTCACGCTGACGCCGACCGCGGCCTCGCTGGTCGACAGTCCGTCGCTGGCGCCGTCAGTCAATGCGGCACGCAACGCGCTCACACCTTTGGAGCAGGTCGCCGTCACCGCAGCCTCGTCCGAGGCCGTGACGAAACAGGGCAGCCAGGCGCCGCTGTTCGCCAATCTTGCTTCCGTCGTGACCGGCAGCGATCTGCCGGCCGGGCTGAAACAGGCCGTGCTGGACGTGCTGGCGCAACAGACGCCGCTCAACACGGCGCTGGATGGCGGCGATATCGAATCCGCGTTCCAGAAGTCAGGCCTGTTTCTCGAAGCTTGGCTGGCGGCGGGCGCAACGCCGCAGCCAGGCGCGGTGCCGGACTTGAAGGCCGCGCTACTCGTGCTGCGCCAGACCTTGGCGGCAACGTCAGGCCCGCCCGCGACGGCCGCGCCGCAAGTCGCAGTACAGAATGCTGCACCGGCGCCCGGCACTCAGGTCGTTCTGCAGACTGCAGTCTCGAGGTCGCAGCCGGCGGGCGAAGCAGCGCAGGCGGTGCTTCCGTCGCCCGGTGCGGCGATTGCTCAACCTGCACAATTGCCGCGCGACGCTGCGCCGGCCGCTGCCGTCCTGGCCAACATCGCCGGCGAGACGGCCCAGGCGGCTCTGCCCCGCGCCACCATGTCGGCGGGCCTTGCCGCGACCCTATTGCAAGAGGTCACCCAAAACCTGCCGCACCTGACCGGCAATGCGCCGGGTGCCACCAAAACCGTTCCTGACGGCCATGTCTTCGACACGGCCGCGCGCACGACGACGCCACCGCCGTTCCGCGGTGCTCTGCCGGCGCCGCAATCCGTTGCTTCGCCAACGCTCGCGCCCGATACGCCACTCGCTACAACCGTGCATCGCCTGCTCGACGATACCGATGCTGCGATCGCGCGGCAGACGCTGCTGCAGGTCGCCTCGCTGCCCGACCGCGTCGATGCCAGCGGTCATCGCAGCGACCCGACCGCGCCGCAATGGAATTTCGAGATTCCATTCGCGACCCCGCAAGGCACCGCGATGGCGCAGTTCGAGATCTCGCGCGACGGCGGCAACGAAACGCCCGATCCCGCCAAGCGCGCCTGGCGCGCGCGCTTCACGATCAATGTCGAGCCTTCGGGACCCGTGCACGCGTTGATCACACTCAACGGCGACAAGACCTTTGTTCGGATGTGGGCCGAGCGGCCGGCGACCGCGCAGCAACTCCGCGCCGGCATCGGCGAGCTCAATCAGGCGCTGACCAAGGCCGAGCTCAAGCCGGGCGACATCATCGTGCGCGACGGCACCCCGCCGCAACCGGCTCCGGCGCGTGCCGGGCATTTTCTGGATCGCGCGACATGA
- a CDS encoding ATP12 family chaperone protein: MRELFDEAAGQPPPDPRESARASARTPLRKRFYKEAGVTEAEGGYAITLDGRPIRTPSGRQVVIPARALADAVAAEWAAQSEAIDPVTMPLTRIANSVVEGVVDRVELVTDDLAKYFETDLLFYRAGHPEGLVAREAAHWDPVLFWAAEALGAHFILSEGIMHVRQPDEALRAARAALPGDPWSVAALHVVTTLTGSALLALALAHGMRDADQVWAAAHVDEDWNIDQWGVDEEAAARRATRQRDFDAAVAVLTAVSPLGTEGP; this comes from the coding sequence ATGCGCGAATTGTTCGACGAAGCAGCCGGCCAGCCCCCTCCGGACCCCAGGGAATCGGCGCGCGCCTCGGCGCGGACGCCGCTGCGCAAGCGCTTCTACAAGGAGGCCGGCGTCACCGAGGCCGAGGGCGGCTATGCAATCACGCTCGATGGCAGGCCGATCCGCACGCCATCCGGCCGCCAGGTGGTGATCCCGGCGCGGGCGCTGGCCGATGCCGTGGCCGCGGAATGGGCCGCCCAGAGCGAGGCGATCGACCCCGTGACCATGCCGCTGACCCGGATCGCCAACAGCGTGGTCGAGGGTGTGGTGGACCGTGTCGAGCTCGTCACCGACGACCTCGCCAAATATTTCGAGACCGACCTGCTGTTCTATCGCGCCGGCCACCCCGAGGGGCTGGTCGCCCGCGAGGCCGCGCATTGGGACCCGGTGCTGTTCTGGGCCGCCGAGGCGCTTGGGGCGCATTTCATCCTGTCCGAGGGCATCATGCATGTGAGGCAGCCGGACGAGGCGCTCCGGGCCGCCCGTGCGGCGCTTCCCGGGGATCCATGGTCCGTGGCTGCCCTCCACGTGGTGACGACCCTGACCGGGTCGGCGCTGCTGGCGCTGGCGCTGGCCCATGGCATGCGCGACGCCGACCAGGTCTGGGCCGCAGCTCATGTCGACGAGGACTGGAACATCGACCAATGGGGCGTGGACGAGGAGGCGGCCGCCCGCCGGGCGACGCGCCAGCGCGATTTCGATGCCGCCGTGGCGGTTTTGACCGCCGTGAGCCCGCTCGGGACCGAAGGTCCTTAA
- a CDS encoding HigA family addiction module antitoxin → MPRTPIHPGEQLAEELRELGITAAELSRQLDVPVNRITGIINGQRGITADTALRLGHWFGTSPQFWMNLQQQYELRLAEKEVGAQVASLPRRANAQSTRKLGKTA, encoded by the coding sequence ATGCCCCGCACGCCCATTCATCCCGGCGAACAGCTTGCCGAAGAGCTGCGCGAACTCGGCATCACGGCCGCGGAGTTGTCGCGTCAGCTCGACGTACCCGTGAATCGCATCACGGGCATCATCAACGGTCAGCGGGGCATTACGGCCGATACGGCACTTCGTCTTGGTCACTGGTTCGGCACGAGCCCACAGTTCTGGATGAACCTTCAACAACAATATGAGCTGCGGCTGGCGGAAAAGGAGGTTGGCGCGCAGGTTGCGTCGCTGCCCCGCCGTGCCAACGCGCAGTCGACACGAAAGCTTGGAAAAACAGCATGA
- a CDS encoding EscU/YscU/HrcU family type III secretion system export apparatus switch protein — MSDESKLAIALHYEKGSGAPVVVAKGKGTIGAKIVEIARANDIPIEENEILAGALSKVELGEEIPPDLYKAVAEVLVFVLRLSGRAR, encoded by the coding sequence ATGAGCGACGAATCCAAGCTCGCCATCGCGCTGCACTACGAGAAGGGCAGCGGTGCGCCCGTCGTCGTTGCCAAGGGCAAGGGCACCATCGGCGCCAAGATCGTCGAGATCGCCAGGGCCAACGACATTCCGATCGAGGAGAACGAGATTCTGGCCGGCGCGCTGTCCAAGGTCGAGCTCGGCGAGGAGATTCCGCCCGATCTCTACAAGGCCGTCGCCGAGGTTCTCGTGTTCGTGCTGCGGCTGTCGGGCCGGGCGCGCTAG
- a CDS encoding type II toxin-antitoxin system RelE/ParE family toxin: MIVSYGDKRTERFAAGQHVKEFSGFARQAETRLDRLDAATGPADLAALPGNRFEALKGDRAGRFSIGTSDQWRICFGWPEGSPGPIDVEIVDYH; this comes from the coding sequence ATGATCGTCAGCTACGGCGACAAGCGCACCGAGCGATTTGCCGCTGGCCAGCACGTCAAGGAATTCTCGGGATTTGCTCGGCAGGCAGAGACGCGCCTCGATAGATTGGACGCGGCAACCGGTCCGGCCGATTTGGCGGCACTGCCTGGTAATCGATTTGAAGCCTTGAAGGGCGATCGCGCTGGACGGTTCTCGATTGGGACCAGCGATCAATGGCGGATCTGCTTCGGATGGCCGGAGGGATCGCCCGGTCCAATTGATGTAGAGATCGTCGACTATCACTGA